The following coding sequences lie in one Streptomyces venezuelae genomic window:
- a CDS encoding DUF6801 domain-containing protein: protein MRLRALRRRIAPAGALLAVLTGLTSGPPAAAAPVALKQTYTCVFPLMEEDPLTVEITADLPAKVKVGERIPAFRGVSVSKVSKAAATALRTVGGATLEGTATADITVRTPEGPLDIGLDNTIPKTPLPDPPADFEVTATGQAPTLTFRQPGSVKIDVNSLLLTMTPRDAAGARTGLDTFETECTLDPADQNKTLHTIQVEPGSAEPVPLSFGIKGSSFIKAGNGSAPLLGGIDTRYDPDKGTFDADLRLDPTTGRLTLFGFLPATADIAFEQTARTTGTLDTAGRLKAHSEMYVKLTGVSTFGLPIGGGPHCRTVQPAAVDLVGEGRFEPYKGGRLKGTYTLPGLKDCGGLNDMISAFTAGPGNTMDMDLTYRK from the coding sequence TTGAGATTGCGCGCCCTGCGGCGGCGTATCGCTCCTGCCGGGGCACTGCTCGCCGTGCTGACCGGCCTCACCTCCGGCCCGCCGGCCGCCGCGGCCCCGGTAGCACTGAAGCAGACGTATACGTGCGTGTTCCCGCTCATGGAGGAGGATCCGCTCACGGTCGAGATCACCGCGGACCTGCCGGCCAAGGTGAAGGTCGGCGAGCGCATACCGGCGTTCCGGGGCGTCTCGGTGTCCAAGGTGAGCAAGGCGGCCGCCACCGCGTTGCGGACGGTCGGCGGCGCCACCCTCGAAGGGACCGCCACGGCCGACATCACCGTCCGGACGCCGGAGGGCCCACTGGACATCGGCCTCGACAACACCATCCCGAAGACGCCCCTGCCGGACCCGCCCGCCGACTTCGAGGTGACGGCGACCGGCCAGGCCCCGACGCTGACGTTCCGGCAGCCCGGCAGCGTGAAGATCGACGTCAACAGCCTGCTCCTGACGATGACCCCGCGGGACGCGGCCGGCGCCAGGACGGGCCTCGACACGTTCGAGACGGAATGCACGCTCGACCCCGCGGACCAGAACAAGACGCTCCACACCATCCAGGTGGAGCCGGGTTCGGCGGAGCCGGTGCCGCTGAGCTTCGGCATCAAGGGCAGCTCCTTCATCAAGGCGGGCAACGGCAGCGCGCCGCTGCTCGGCGGCATCGACACCCGCTACGACCCTGACAAGGGAACCTTCGACGCCGACCTGAGACTCGACCCGACCACCGGGCGCCTCACCCTGTTCGGCTTCCTGCCCGCGACCGCGGACATCGCCTTCGAGCAGACCGCCAGAACGACGGGAACGCTCGACACGGCGGGCCGCCTCAAGGCGCACTCCGAGATGTACGTGAAGCTCACCGGTGTCAGTACGTTCGGTCTGCCCATCGGCGGCGGACCGCACTGCAGGACGGTGCAGCCCGCGGCCGTCGACCTGGTCGGCGAGGGCCGCTTCGAGCCCTACAAGGGCGGCAGGCTCAAGGGCACGTACACCCTGCCCGGCCTCAAGGACTGCGGCGGCCTCAACGACATGATCAGCGCCTTCACCGCGGGCCCCGGCAACACCATGGACATGGACCTGACGTACAGGAAGTAG
- a CDS encoding DUF6801 domain-containing protein, translating into MAAAGLVTGLVSLGGGTASADPVKLTQKYTCKFPIINNDPIEVEISADMPATMKVGETVPEYDIKAVTKVSQRAAQGLGVLGAVTLEGKATADVNVTLPGGTGNLPIKVVNTVAKANIPNPAAAFNVIASGKSPGGLLTWEKEGTAKFDVKGLKLHNMIARDADGKPVQLPPNGDEFTADCTMDAGQPTTLHTMTIGSGGTDPTDPPTDPPTDPPTDPPTDPPTDPPTDPPGNDPVKLNFDIKGTSVIKAANGSTPLTGGIDTRYDLSKGTFDADLKLNPTKGQFTIMGFLPTTADIAFEQTGKTTGTLDTAGALKSQSEMYVKLGSVNVFGIPIGGGPECRTGTPAKIDLASEGRFQPYKGGKLKGTYTLPALKGCGGLNDMISAFTAGPGNTIDMDLTYKQ; encoded by the coding sequence GTGGCGGCCGCCGGCCTCGTCACCGGTCTGGTGAGTCTGGGAGGCGGTACCGCCTCCGCCGACCCGGTGAAGCTCACGCAGAAGTACACCTGCAAGTTCCCGATCATCAACAACGATCCGATCGAAGTCGAGATCAGCGCCGACATGCCCGCCACCATGAAGGTCGGCGAGACGGTCCCCGAGTACGACATCAAGGCCGTCACCAAGGTGAGTCAGCGCGCCGCCCAAGGTCTCGGCGTGCTCGGGGCGGTCACGTTGGAGGGCAAGGCCACCGCCGATGTGAACGTGACCCTGCCCGGCGGCACCGGCAACCTGCCCATCAAGGTCGTCAACACGGTCGCCAAGGCGAACATCCCCAACCCGGCGGCGGCGTTCAACGTCATCGCCAGCGGCAAGTCGCCCGGCGGCCTCCTGACGTGGGAGAAGGAGGGCACGGCCAAGTTCGATGTGAAGGGCCTCAAGCTGCACAACATGATCGCCCGGGACGCGGACGGCAAGCCCGTACAACTGCCGCCCAACGGCGACGAGTTCACCGCCGACTGCACCATGGACGCGGGCCAGCCCACCACGCTCCACACGATGACCATCGGCAGCGGCGGCACCGATCCCACGGACCCGCCGACCGATCCGCCCACCGATCCCCCGACCGACCCGCCCACGGACCCTCCGACGGACCCGCCCACCGACCCGCCCGGCAATGACCCGGTGAAGCTCAACTTCGACATCAAGGGCACGTCGGTCATCAAGGCCGCCAACGGCAGCACCCCGCTCACCGGCGGCATCGACACCCGCTACGACCTGAGCAAGGGCACTTTCGACGCCGACCTGAAGCTGAACCCGACCAAGGGCCAGTTCACCATCATGGGCTTCCTGCCCACGACCGCGGACATCGCCTTCGAGCAGACCGGCAAGACCACCGGGACGCTGGACACGGCCGGCGCCCTCAAGTCACAGTCCGAGATGTACGTCAAGCTCGGAAGCGTCAACGTCTTCGGCATACCGATCGGCGGCGGCCCGGAGTGCAGGACCGGCACGCCCGCCAAGATCGACCTGGCCAGCGAGGGCCGCTTCCAGCCCTACAAGGGCGGCAAGCTCAAGGGCACGTACACCCTGCCCGCGCTCAAGGGCTGCGGCGGGCTCAACGACATGATCAGCGCCTTCACCGCGGGGCCCGGCAACACGATCGACATGGACCTCACCTACAAGCAGTAG
- a CDS encoding DUF6801 domain-containing protein has protein sequence MWGSALAGASAALLALTAGGGSASADPVSLTQKYTCKFPIINNDPIEAAITTDMPATMKVGETVPEYDIKAVTKVSARAAQGLGVLGAVTLEGKATADVVVTQPGGDGNLPIKVVNTVAKANIPNPAAPFEVTATGKSPGGLLTWGKAGEAAFDVKGLKLHNMIARDADGKPVQLPPNGDEFTADCTLDAGQKTLLHKMTITGGGGQDPTDPPTDPPTDPPTDPPTDPPTDPPTDPSDPGDPTDPTDPAGSGGIPASDGGTTTGGSGSSGSDVNTQLTSGSGGLAATGTSGIGLMLAAAGGLGAAGIAAFHYLPQRIRRGGQAAS, from the coding sequence GTGTGGGGGTCCGCCCTTGCCGGGGCCTCCGCGGCACTGCTCGCGCTGACCGCCGGCGGCGGCAGCGCGTCGGCGGATCCCGTGTCGCTCACGCAGAAGTACACCTGCAAGTTCCCGATCATCAACAACGATCCGATCGAGGCCGCGATCACCACGGACATGCCCGCCACCATGAAGGTCGGCGAGACGGTCCCCGAGTACGACATCAAGGCGGTCACGAAGGTCAGCGCGCGGGCCGCGCAGGGCCTCGGGGTGCTCGGGGCGGTCACGCTGGAGGGCAAGGCGACCGCGGACGTGGTGGTGACCCAGCCCGGCGGCGACGGCAACCTGCCCATCAAGGTCGTCAACACGGTCGCCAAGGCGAACATCCCCAACCCCGCGGCGCCGTTCGAGGTGACGGCGACGGGCAAGTCGCCCGGCGGTCTGCTGACGTGGGGCAAGGCGGGCGAGGCGGCCTTCGACGTGAAGGGCCTCAAACTGCACAACATGATCGCCCGCGACGCGGACGGCAAGCCGGTCCAGCTCCCGCCCAACGGCGACGAGTTCACGGCGGACTGCACCCTCGACGCCGGTCAGAAGACGCTTCTGCACAAGATGACGATCACGGGCGGCGGCGGCCAGGACCCGACGGACCCGCCCACGGACCCCCCGACCGACCCGCCCACCGACCCTCCGACCGATCCGCCCACGGACCCGCCGACCGACCCCTCCGACCCGGGCGACCCCACGGACCCGACCGATCCGGCCGGCTCCGGCGGCATCCCCGCGAGCGATGGCGGGACCACGACCGGTGGCTCCGGTTCCTCGGGCTCCGACGTGAACACCCAGCTGACGAGCGGCTCGGGCGGTCTCGCCGCGACCGGCACGTCCGGCATCGGCCTGATGCTGGCGGCGGCGGGCGGACTCGGCGCCGCGGGCATAGCGGCCTTCCACTACCTGCCGCAGCGCATCAGGAGGGGCGGGCAGGCGGCCTCCTGA
- a CDS encoding WxL protein peptidoglycan domain-containing protein, whose product MNAVRTQSTHPTHPQRRRRAAALLAVLVLALGLLTAGRPPDAYAADNGRWSVFPAARKGGDHRAYFRMKADPGRTLRDKVTVSNLAAEPVTFVLYAADAYNTPRDGGFAVRERSEKQRSVGAWARLTRSEVTVPARGKATVPFTIALPRTAPPGDHPGAIIALDKRVARAEGTGVGIRQAVGARVYLRVRGERAPGLSVRDVRFDYEVPPLPGLGKDATVTYTLVNSGNVLLEPRVDLKAKGLFGRTSFDSAGNKLPAELMPGQRVRITQKWAGPPPLDWGSVELTASDKAGELVASGSTGYRTVNWSVLVALVLVVAFLVVGVVVRRRRARTTAPD is encoded by the coding sequence ATGAATGCCGTCCGTACGCAGTCCACGCACCCCACACACCCCCAGCGCCGCAGACGCGCCGCCGCGCTCCTCGCCGTGCTCGTCCTGGCGCTCGGCCTGCTCACCGCGGGCCGGCCACCGGACGCGTACGCCGCGGACAACGGCCGGTGGTCCGTCTTCCCCGCCGCCCGCAAAGGCGGCGACCACCGCGCGTACTTCCGGATGAAGGCCGATCCGGGGCGCACCCTGCGCGACAAGGTCACCGTCTCCAATCTCGCCGCGGAGCCGGTGACGTTCGTGCTGTACGCGGCGGACGCCTACAACACCCCACGCGACGGCGGCTTCGCGGTGCGCGAGCGGAGCGAGAAGCAGCGGTCCGTCGGGGCCTGGGCGCGGCTCACGCGGTCGGAGGTCACCGTCCCCGCCCGCGGCAAGGCGACCGTGCCCTTCACCATCGCGCTGCCCCGCACCGCACCGCCCGGTGACCATCCCGGTGCCATCATCGCTCTGGACAAGCGCGTCGCCCGCGCCGAGGGCACGGGCGTCGGCATCCGGCAGGCGGTCGGCGCGCGGGTCTATCTGCGGGTGAGGGGCGAGCGGGCGCCGGGCCTGAGCGTGCGGGACGTACGGTTCGACTACGAGGTGCCGCCGCTGCCCGGTCTCGGCAAGGACGCCACCGTCACCTACACGCTCGTGAACAGCGGCAACGTGCTGCTCGAACCGAGGGTCGACCTCAAGGCCAAGGGGCTCTTCGGCCGGACGTCCTTCGACAGCGCGGGCAACAAGCTGCCTGCCGAGCTGATGCCGGGCCAACGCGTGCGGATCACACAGAAGTGGGCCGGGCCGCCTCCGCTGGACTGGGGCAGCGTCGAGCTGACCGCGAGCGACAAGGCCGGTGAGCTGGTGGCGAGCGGCAGCACGGGGTACCGCACGGTGAACTGGAGCGTGCTCGTGGCGCTCGTCCTGGTGGTGGCCTTCCTCGTCGTCGGCGTGGTGGTGCGGCGCCGCAGGGCCCGCACCACCGCACCGGATTGA
- a CDS encoding DUF6801 domain-containing protein, whose amino-acid sequence MRGALCTVATAGLVAGLVTLTPGVATAAPVQLDQKYTCKFPIINNDPIEIHISSDMPATMNVGETVPEYDIKAVTKVSARAAQGLGVMGAVTLEGKATADVVVTLPGGDGTLPIKVVNNVAKANIPNPAAAFEVNATGKSPGSLLTWAKPGTAKFDVKGLKLHNMIARDASGAPVQLPPFGDEFEATCTLDAGQGTLLHTMEIKGGGTDPGPGPTTGKQNVNTKVTPKQGGGQLTMTQAGDTVALSPVEEGAGGSSTGDLQKVTVKDARNGATGWSLTGKVTDFTGSAGTIGADKLGWTPSCATAAGSASTCVPGSKGPVGTAGATLASAPDAARTGGEFTVGAGLALDVPATAAAGEYASVLTLTLT is encoded by the coding sequence GTGCGCGGCGCCCTGTGTACCGTCGCGACCGCGGGACTCGTCGCCGGTCTGGTCACCCTCACGCCCGGCGTCGCCACCGCCGCCCCGGTGCAGCTGGACCAGAAGTACACGTGCAAGTTCCCGATCATCAACAACGACCCGATCGAGATTCACATCTCCTCGGACATGCCCGCCACCATGAACGTGGGCGAGACGGTCCCCGAGTACGACATCAAGGCCGTCACCAAGGTCAGCGCGCGGGCCGCCCAAGGCCTCGGCGTCATGGGCGCGGTCACTCTGGAGGGCAAGGCCACGGCGGACGTGGTCGTCACGCTGCCCGGCGGCGACGGCACCCTGCCGATCAAGGTGGTCAACAACGTCGCCAAGGCCAACATCCCCAACCCGGCCGCGGCGTTCGAGGTCAACGCGACCGGCAAGTCGCCCGGCTCCCTGCTGACCTGGGCCAAGCCCGGCACCGCCAAGTTCGACGTCAAGGGCCTCAAACTGCACAACATGATCGCCCGGGACGCGTCCGGCGCGCCGGTCCAGCTCCCGCCGTTCGGCGACGAGTTCGAGGCCACCTGCACGCTCGACGCGGGCCAGGGCACGCTCCTGCACACCATGGAGATCAAGGGCGGCGGCACCGATCCCGGCCCCGGCCCCACGACCGGCAAGCAGAACGTGAACACCAAGGTCACGCCCAAGCAGGGCGGCGGTCAGCTCACCATGACTCAGGCGGGCGACACCGTCGCGCTGTCACCGGTCGAGGAGGGCGCGGGCGGCAGCTCGACCGGCGACCTGCAGAAGGTGACCGTCAAGGACGCCCGCAACGGCGCCACCGGCTGGTCGCTCACCGGGAAGGTCACCGACTTCACGGGCAGCGCCGGCACCATCGGCGCGGACAAGCTCGGCTGGACGCCGTCCTGTGCGACGGCGGCCGGATCGGCGAGCACGTGCGTGCCGGGCTCGAAGGGGCCGGTCGGCACGGCGGGCGCCACGCTGGCGAGCGCGCCCGACGCGGCGCGGACCGGCGGCGAGTTCACGGTCGGCGCGGGTCTCGCGCTCGACGTACCGGCGACCGCGGCGGCAGGTGAGTACGCGTCCGTGCTCACGCTGACGCTGACCTGA